The proteins below are encoded in one region of Podarcis raffonei isolate rPodRaf1 chromosome 8, rPodRaf1.pri, whole genome shotgun sequence:
- the AGTRAP gene encoding type-1 angiotensin II receptor-associated protein isoform X1 — protein sequence MEVPAVNLKAIILVHWLLTTWGCMAYWLPISYPWGNFTILALGVWAVAQRDSIDAILMFLTGLLLTILTDIIHFSLYYPQSSSLPDTTRFSAGMAIFSLLLKPLSCFFAYQMYRERGGEYAFNLDWEASSERYSAQDGVLNVGQDRSSYQPIDHPEPPRPYPDVATKASPPPPY from the exons ATGGAAGTGCCCGCGGTGAACCTGAAG GCTATCATCCTGGTACACTGGCTGCTGACGACATG GGGCTGCATGGCATATTGGCTGCCAATTTCCTACCCGTGGGGTAACTTCACCATTCTCGCCCTGGGCGTCTGGGCAGTGGCccaaagggattctattgatgcAATCCTCAtg TTCCTCACTGGACTTCTGCTGACGATCCTGACGGACATAATCCACTTCAGCCTATATTACCCTCAGTCGTCTTCGCTGCCCGACACCACCCGCTTCAGCGCCGGCATGGCCATCTTCAGCCTCCTCCTCAAGCCCTTGTCTTGCTTCTTCGCCTACCAGATGTACCGGGAACGTGGAGGAGAGTATGCCTTCAACCTAG ACTGGGAGGCTTCGTCGGAGCGATATTCTGCCCAGGATG GTGTCCTCAACGTCGGGCAGGACCGCAGCTCGTACCAGCCCATCGACCACCCGGAGCCGCCGCGCCCCTACCCAGACGTGGCTACCAAGGCCTCCCCACCTCCCCCTTATTGA
- the AGTRAP gene encoding type-1 angiotensin II receptor-associated protein isoform X2, translating to MEVPAVNLKAIILVHWLLTTWGCMAYWLPISYPWGNFTILALGVWAVAQRDSIDAILMFLTGLLLTILTDIIHFSLYYPQSSSLPDTTRFSAGMAIFSLLLKPLSCFFAYQMYRERGGEYAFNLGVLNVGQDRSSYQPIDHPEPPRPYPDVATKASPPPPY from the exons ATGGAAGTGCCCGCGGTGAACCTGAAG GCTATCATCCTGGTACACTGGCTGCTGACGACATG GGGCTGCATGGCATATTGGCTGCCAATTTCCTACCCGTGGGGTAACTTCACCATTCTCGCCCTGGGCGTCTGGGCAGTGGCccaaagggattctattgatgcAATCCTCAtg TTCCTCACTGGACTTCTGCTGACGATCCTGACGGACATAATCCACTTCAGCCTATATTACCCTCAGTCGTCTTCGCTGCCCGACACCACCCGCTTCAGCGCCGGCATGGCCATCTTCAGCCTCCTCCTCAAGCCCTTGTCTTGCTTCTTCGCCTACCAGATGTACCGGGAACGTGGAGGAGAGTATGCCTTCAACCTAG GTGTCCTCAACGTCGGGCAGGACCGCAGCTCGTACCAGCCCATCGACCACCCGGAGCCGCCGCGCCCCTACCCAGACGTGGCTACCAAGGCCTCCCCACCTCCCCCTTATTGA